In Salinigranum marinum, one DNA window encodes the following:
- a CDS encoding GNAT family N-acetyltransferase encodes MPLEYRTVPDDDAHRTAYRRLLQYAFAPQRGPSHDDDPPERPDEFEPRGLYVRSDDAVAETSDATNGHPPVADADPSALVVCGALLAFRMRIRGEWRPVGGISAVASPPEHRRRGHVGTLLAGMHTELRGRDVAFAALWPFSNPFYRRFGYGRTNDDVAHEFPPEALDAPAATPSEEGTTRRLSVNDVDGLSTLHEAAASEPLALRRSADWWRLRIFRSWTDERYVYGWEDDAETLRSYLAYRIEDGDAGDEGRRLVVDYWGATDDEALRHLLAFLRNHDSQVTTVRLAAGDASLLDRLSDPDGADTTVRPGPMVRVVDVEAALSGLPTPAADERVVIHVREPRHDWNNGAFVVDADGGQTTCRRIEEGGAAAGGSVDGGVTVGIGALSRLVVGSRSASSLATLGAVDGDADAAARLDALFPRETPEPYLRERF; translated from the coding sequence ATGCCCCTGGAGTACCGTACCGTCCCCGACGACGACGCCCACCGGACGGCCTACCGCCGCCTCCTCCAGTACGCGTTCGCGCCCCAGCGGGGGCCCAGCCACGACGACGACCCGCCCGAGCGACCCGACGAGTTCGAGCCGAGGGGGCTGTACGTCCGGTCCGACGACGCCGTCGCAGAAACGTCCGACGCGACGAACGGTCATCCGCCGGTCGCCGACGCCGACCCCTCGGCCCTCGTCGTCTGCGGGGCGCTCCTGGCGTTCCGGATGCGGATCCGCGGGGAGTGGCGGCCAGTCGGTGGCATCTCCGCGGTCGCGTCGCCGCCGGAGCATCGCCGCCGCGGCCACGTCGGGACGCTCCTCGCCGGGATGCACACCGAACTCCGCGGGCGCGACGTCGCGTTCGCCGCTCTCTGGCCCTTCTCGAACCCCTTCTACCGACGGTTCGGCTACGGCCGGACGAACGACGACGTCGCCCACGAGTTCCCGCCCGAGGCGCTCGACGCACCGGCGGCGACGCCCTCGGAGGAGGGAACGACCCGTCGGCTCTCCGTCAACGACGTCGACGGGCTGTCGACGCTCCACGAGGCCGCCGCGTCCGAACCCCTCGCCCTTCGCCGGTCCGCCGACTGGTGGCGACTCCGGATCTTCCGGTCGTGGACCGACGAGCGCTACGTCTACGGGTGGGAAGACGACGCGGAGACGCTCCGGTCGTATCTCGCCTATCGCATCGAAGACGGCGACGCCGGCGACGAGGGCCGCCGTCTCGTCGTCGACTACTGGGGGGCCACCGACGACGAAGCCCTCCGGCACCTGCTCGCGTTCCTCCGCAACCACGACTCGCAGGTCACCACGGTTCGACTCGCCGCCGGGGACGCGAGCCTCCTCGACCGGCTGTCGGACCCCGACGGCGCCGACACGACGGTCCGGCCGGGGCCGATGGTCCGCGTGGTCGACGTCGAAGCAGCGCTGTCTGGACTCCCGACGCCGGCCGCGGACGAACGTGTCGTGATTCATGTCCGCGAGCCACGCCACGACTGGAACAACGGGGCGTTCGTCGTCGACGCCGACGGCGGCCAAACGACCTGTCGCCGGATCGAAGAGGGCGGGGCTGCGGCGGGCGGGTCGGTCGACGGTGGGGTCACGGTTGGGATCGGGGCGCTCTCGCGGCTCGTGGTTGGTTCGCGGTCCGCATCGTCGCTGGCGACGCTCGGTGCCGTCGACGGCGACGCCGACGCGGCGGCGCGGCTCGATGCGCTCTTCCCGCGCGAGACGCCGGAGCCGTACCTCAGGGAGCGGTTCTGA
- a CDS encoding sodium:calcium antiporter has protein sequence MPSASTLLLLTFFAVAGGVLAWKGGDYLVRSSERLGGHYGLPPVVQGAVIAAVGSSFPELSSTVIATVQYGAFELGVGAVIGSAVYNILVIPAVSALASEGRLASNRDLVYKEAQFYLLALAVVLLAFTLSVLYNPLPETAALDGTMTWLLAFVPLSLYGLYVFIQYHDSVDHRRTATRQQVAVGKQWAILAGSLVVILVGAELLVRAAVGFGEVFGTSTFLWGLTVVAAGTSIPDTFVSVAAARVGNSSVSLANVFGSNIFALLVALPAGVLAAGAVTVDLGTVVPMMTFLTFGSIAFFAILRTEMMLTTRESYVLLGLYGVFIAWLVAESLGVTAFLR, from the coding sequence GTGCCGAGCGCTTCGACCCTCCTCTTGCTCACCTTCTTCGCGGTCGCGGGGGGAGTGCTCGCCTGGAAGGGCGGCGACTACCTCGTCCGGTCGTCCGAGCGACTCGGCGGCCACTACGGGCTCCCGCCGGTCGTCCAGGGAGCGGTCATCGCGGCGGTCGGATCGTCGTTTCCGGAGCTGTCGAGCACGGTCATCGCCACCGTCCAGTACGGTGCGTTCGAACTCGGCGTCGGTGCCGTGATCGGCTCGGCGGTGTACAACATCCTCGTCATCCCGGCGGTGTCGGCGCTCGCCAGCGAGGGACGGCTGGCGTCGAACCGCGATCTCGTCTACAAGGAGGCGCAGTTCTACCTGCTCGCGCTCGCCGTGGTGCTCCTCGCGTTTACGCTTTCGGTGCTGTACAATCCCCTCCCCGAGACCGCCGCCCTCGACGGAACGATGACGTGGCTGCTCGCGTTCGTCCCGCTGTCGCTCTATGGGTTGTACGTCTTCATCCAGTACCACGACAGCGTCGACCACCGCCGGACGGCGACCCGACAGCAGGTCGCCGTGGGCAAGCAGTGGGCCATCCTCGCGGGGTCGCTCGTGGTCATCCTGGTCGGCGCGGAACTGCTCGTCCGCGCCGCCGTCGGCTTCGGCGAGGTCTTCGGCACCTCGACGTTCCTCTGGGGGTTGACCGTCGTCGCGGCGGGGACGAGCATCCCGGACACGTTCGTCTCGGTCGCGGCCGCCCGGGTCGGCAACTCCTCCGTGAGCCTCGCGAACGTCTTCGGCTCGAACATCTTCGCGCTCTTGGTCGCGCTCCCCGCCGGGGTGCTCGCCGCCGGGGCGGTGACCGTCGACCTCGGAACCGTCGTCCCGATGATGACGTTTCTCACCTTCGGCTCCATCGCCTTCTTCGCCATCCTCCGGACGGAGATGATGCTCACGACGCGCGAGTCGTACGTCCTCCTCGGCCTGTACGGCGTGTTCATCGCGTGGCTCGTCGCCGAGAGCCTCGGGGTCACGGCGTTCCTTCGGTGA
- a CDS encoding mechanosensitive ion channel family protein: MDTVAVALQTAIDESQTLADLLPAWAKFPGWRLVVVVVVLVVGAYASKYVVRLAGRPIARRFRRQSVAQTMLKLVRVLTILLAGAFGLNVVGIELGNIVLSVTVFSAVIGIVLAPIIGSVINGLFILADQPYEIGDMIELDDGTRGFVDDITLRYTKMFTLDNTFLVIPNATIRERDVTNYSAEDERTRLSLPVLVTYESDIDKARGLLERAGRQCNLVIEGGPDIRIGSARYPARPTAYIDQYADNGITLTLRYWAKKPYKLGTVRSRVLTNLGALLESDGDEVEMAYPHQHHVFDDTSGIAQVALRNGDRRDDEDDLAADRASGRETRASSPTEQED; the protein is encoded by the coding sequence ATGGACACCGTCGCCGTGGCCCTGCAGACCGCGATCGACGAGAGCCAGACGCTCGCTGATCTGTTGCCGGCGTGGGCCAAGTTCCCCGGCTGGCGGCTCGTCGTGGTCGTGGTCGTCCTCGTGGTCGGGGCGTACGCCTCGAAGTACGTCGTCCGTCTCGCCGGCCGACCGATCGCGCGACGGTTCAGACGCCAGAGCGTCGCACAGACGATGCTCAAACTGGTCCGCGTGCTCACGATCCTCCTGGCGGGCGCGTTCGGGCTCAACGTCGTCGGCATCGAACTGGGCAACATCGTCCTCTCGGTGACGGTGTTCTCGGCGGTGATCGGGATCGTCCTCGCGCCGATCATCGGGAGCGTCATCAACGGGCTGTTCATCCTGGCCGATCAGCCGTACGAGATCGGCGACATGATCGAACTCGACGACGGAACCCGAGGGTTCGTCGACGACATCACGCTCCGGTACACCAAGATGTTCACCCTCGACAATACGTTCCTCGTCATCCCGAACGCCACGATCCGCGAGCGCGACGTGACCAACTACTCCGCCGAGGACGAGCGGACCCGCCTCTCACTCCCCGTGTTGGTGACGTACGAGTCGGACATCGACAAGGCGCGGGGCCTGCTCGAACGGGCCGGCCGGCAGTGCAACCTAGTCATCGAGGGGGGTCCGGACATCCGGATCGGCAGCGCGCGCTACCCCGCGCGACCGACGGCGTACATCGACCAGTACGCCGACAACGGCATCACCCTCACGCTCCGATACTGGGCGAAGAAGCCGTACAAGCTCGGGACCGTCCGCTCGCGTGTGCTGACGAACCTCGGGGCGCTGCTCGAATCCGACGGCGACGAGGTCGAGATGGCCTACCCCCACCAGCACCACGTGTTCGACGACACCAGCGGGATCGCACAGGTCGCCCTCAGGAACGGCGACCGACGCGACGACGAGGACGACCTCGCGGCGGATCGCGCCTCCGGACGGGAGACACGGGCCAGTTCACCGACGGAGCAGGAGGACTGA
- the trmB gene encoding HTH-type sugar sensing transcriptional regulator TrmB codes for MVDDLRTTLERVGDRFNLGEYEIEAYLAVLEHGQLTASEIADRTDIPQPRVYDTVRSLSDRGLVELRESRPMKIVAVDPDDAFGSIQTSLTELVSELEARYTAPARDTEAVTLVKSRSTILRYVEEIIETAEYELVLSLTPDLLRRFRDDLARQIDAGVSIDLLVTPASRAPHPDEFDYLDVATVARARRGITTPVLAVADGDYSIYATQDALRDDRDRYGVIFNRSALGFLVSGFFGTVLWTTAETLDTDGKRRPFPRRYASIRRAVKDVRELEGPFYASVSGRDVETGEAIIIEGRVETYTFEDTEEVASFVVETDDGPVDVGGLVAALESVEAQEILLGRDGVPDRTSLD; via the coding sequence ATGGTAGACGATCTGCGGACGACACTGGAGCGGGTGGGCGACCGCTTCAACCTCGGGGAGTACGAGATCGAGGCGTACCTCGCGGTGCTCGAACACGGCCAACTGACGGCGAGCGAGATCGCGGATCGGACCGACATCCCCCAGCCGCGGGTGTACGACACCGTCCGGTCGCTCTCGGACCGAGGGCTCGTCGAACTCCGGGAGTCCCGGCCGATGAAGATCGTCGCCGTCGACCCCGACGACGCCTTCGGGAGCATCCAGACGTCGCTGACCGAGCTGGTCTCGGAGTTGGAGGCGCGCTACACCGCACCCGCTCGCGACACGGAGGCGGTGACCCTGGTCAAGTCGCGGTCGACCATCCTCCGGTACGTCGAGGAGATCATCGAGACCGCCGAGTACGAACTCGTGCTCTCGCTGACGCCGGATCTGCTTCGGCGGTTCCGCGACGACCTCGCCCGACAGATCGACGCGGGCGTGAGCATCGACCTGCTCGTGACGCCCGCCTCGCGCGCCCCCCACCCCGACGAGTTCGACTACCTCGACGTCGCGACCGTCGCCCGCGCCCGCCGCGGCATCACCACCCCGGTCCTCGCGGTCGCCGACGGCGACTACTCCATCTACGCCACCCAGGACGCGCTCAGGGACGACCGCGACCGCTACGGCGTCATCTTCAACCGCTCGGCGCTCGGCTTCCTCGTGAGCGGCTTCTTCGGCACCGTGCTGTGGACCACCGCCGAGACGCTCGACACCGACGGCAAGCGCCGGCCGTTCCCCCGGCGGTACGCGTCGATCCGCCGCGCCGTCAAGGACGTCCGCGAACTGGAGGGGCCGTTTTACGCCTCCGTCTCCGGCCGCGACGTCGAGACCGGTGAGGCCATCATCATCGAGGGTCGCGTCGAGACGTACACCTTCGAGGACACCGAGGAGGTGGCGTCGTTCGTCGTCGAGACCGACGACGGCCCCGTCGACGTCGGCGGCCTCGTCGCCGCGCTTGAGTCCGTCGAGGCCCAGGAGATCCTCCTCGGCCGCGACGGCGTGCCGGACCGGACGTCGCTGGACTGA
- a CDS encoding proteasome assembly chaperone family protein has translation MIDPAQTRPDFSVSHDAEPSGTILAGFSTFGLAGLTAVDFLIDHLDLEQHGHVTVEGLPAITPFTDGRPRHPTRLYSRADLDVTVLVGELFVPVSVGRAFADAVLDWTEGGGVEEVAVLAGVPVPHGPDAHRTFHIATEDYYERRLAGGEIPPMGSGFLDGVNAALMARGLGSPLGVCVYVTPVHAQAPDVDAAIRLVEAVETVYSLGIDPAPLAGFAERVRRYYADLAARMETQETDTPEDRMYM, from the coding sequence ATGATCGATCCGGCACAGACGAGGCCCGACTTCAGTGTCTCACACGACGCCGAGCCGAGCGGCACGATCCTCGCGGGCTTTTCGACGTTCGGTCTCGCCGGTCTCACGGCGGTCGACTTCCTCATCGACCACCTCGACCTCGAACAGCACGGACACGTGACCGTCGAGGGGCTCCCGGCGATCACGCCCTTCACCGACGGACGGCCCCGCCACCCCACCCGGCTCTACTCGCGAGCGGACCTCGACGTCACCGTCCTCGTCGGCGAACTGTTCGTCCCCGTCTCCGTCGGGCGCGCCTTCGCCGACGCCGTCCTCGACTGGACCGAAGGCGGCGGCGTCGAGGAGGTCGCCGTCCTCGCCGGTGTTCCCGTCCCGCACGGACCCGACGCCCATCGGACGTTCCACATCGCGACCGAGGACTACTACGAACGCCGCCTCGCGGGCGGCGAGATCCCGCCGATGGGGAGCGGCTTCCTCGACGGGGTCAACGCGGCGCTGATGGCGCGGGGACTTGGCTCCCCGCTCGGCGTCTGCGTGTACGTCACGCCGGTTCACGCGCAAGCGCCCGACGTCGACGCGGCGATCCGGCTCGTCGAGGCCGTCGAAACCGTCTACAGTCTCGGGATCGACCCGGCCCCGCTCGCCGGGTTCGCCGAGCGGGTCCGGCGGTACTACGCCGACCTCGCCGCGCGGATGGAGACCCAGGAGACCGACACGCCCGAGGACCGGATGTACATGTGA
- a CDS encoding translation initiation factor translates to MEEKDHKRLGSVSGLPEELGIDADLGRAQQRLVVRHDTRRYGKPVTVVDGFDLDVTALKPVASELKRRLAVGGSVADGRIELQGRHDGRLRQALDDLGFVVAD, encoded by the coding sequence GTGGAAGAGAAGGACCACAAGCGCCTCGGATCCGTCTCGGGTCTCCCGGAGGAGTTGGGGATCGACGCGGACCTGGGTCGCGCCCAGCAGCGTCTCGTCGTCCGACACGACACGCGGCGGTACGGCAAGCCGGTGACGGTCGTCGACGGCTTCGACCTCGACGTGACGGCGCTCAAACCCGTCGCCTCCGAGCTGAAGCGCCGACTCGCCGTCGGTGGGAGCGTCGCGGACGGGCGAATCGAACTCCAGGGCCGACACGACGGGCGGCTCCGCCAGGCGCTCGACGATCTCGGCTTCGTCGTCGCCGACTGA